From one Panulirus ornatus isolate Po-2019 chromosome 11, ASM3632096v1, whole genome shotgun sequence genomic stretch:
- the RpL8 gene encoding large ribosomal subunit protein uL2 isoform X2, which yields MGRVIRAQRKGAGSVFRSHTHHRKGKPSLRPVDYAERHGYIRGIIKNIIHDPGRGAPIAVVHFRDPYRYKTRKELFLAAEGMYTGQFIYCGKKANLDIGNVMPIGTLPEGTSVCNLEEKTGDRGRIARGSGNYAQVIAHNSETRKTRVKLPSGAKKLLPSANRAMIGIVAGGGRIDKPILKAGRAYHKYRVKRNSWPKVRGVAMNPVEHPHGGGNHQHIGKASTVARGKCAGRKVGLIAARRTGLIRGTKKDPRHNA from the exons ATGGGTCGTGTGATTCGTGCACAGAGGAAGGGAGCAGGATCTGTATTCAGGTCCCACACTCACCACCGCAAAGGGAAACCTTCCTTAAGACCTGTGGACTATGCTGAGCGTCATGGTTATATCCGTGGTATTATAAAG AATATCATCCATGACCCTGGTCGTGGTGCCCCCATTGCAGTAGTACATTTTCGTGACCCTTATCGCTACAAGACACGCAAGGAACTCTTCCTAGCTGCTGAGGGCATGTATACTGGCCAGTTCATCTACTGTGGCAAGAAGG CCAACCTTGATATCGGGAATGTGATGCCAATCGGCACCTTACCTGAAGGCACTTCTGTCTGCAACTTAGAGGAGAAAACTGGTGACCGTGGTCGAATTGCCCGTGGCTCTGGCAATTATGCTCAAGTCATTGCTCACAACTCAGAAACCAGAAAGACCCGTGTTAAGCTACCTTCTGGTGCCAAGAAGTTACTTCCATCTGCCAACCGTGCTATGATCG GAATTGTAGCAGGTGGTGGCCGCATTGACAAACCCATCTTGAAGGCAGGTCGTGCCTATCACAAGTACAGGGTGAAGAGGAACAGCTGGCCTAAGGTTCGTGGTGTGGCAATGAACCCTGTTGAGCATCCCCATGGTGGTGGTAACCATCAGCATATTGGTAAGGCATCTACTGTAGCCCGAGGCAAGTGTGCTGGACGTAAGGTTGGTCTCATCGCTGCCAGGAGGACTGGTCTTATTCGTGGTACAAAGAAGGATCCAAGGCACAATGCATAG
- the RpL8 gene encoding large ribosomal subunit protein uL2 isoform X1, whose translation MALVERQFFVYSILVQRAAPSTVLSVTTLRTMGRVIRAQRKGAGSVFRSHTHHRKGKPSLRPVDYAERHGYIRGIIKNIIHDPGRGAPIAVVHFRDPYRYKTRKELFLAAEGMYTGQFIYCGKKANLDIGNVMPIGTLPEGTSVCNLEEKTGDRGRIARGSGNYAQVIAHNSETRKTRVKLPSGAKKLLPSANRAMIGIVAGGGRIDKPILKAGRAYHKYRVKRNSWPKVRGVAMNPVEHPHGGGNHQHIGKASTVARGKCAGRKVGLIAARRTGLIRGTKKDPRHNA comes from the exons ATGGCGCTTGTAGAACGTCAATTTTTTGTTTACTCTATTTTGGTACAGAGGGCAGCACCATCAACTGTTCTTTCCGTCACAACACTACG CACGATGGGTCGTGTGATTCGTGCACAGAGGAAGGGAGCAGGATCTGTATTCAGGTCCCACACTCACCACCGCAAAGGGAAACCTTCCTTAAGACCTGTGGACTATGCTGAGCGTCATGGTTATATCCGTGGTATTATAAAG AATATCATCCATGACCCTGGTCGTGGTGCCCCCATTGCAGTAGTACATTTTCGTGACCCTTATCGCTACAAGACACGCAAGGAACTCTTCCTAGCTGCTGAGGGCATGTATACTGGCCAGTTCATCTACTGTGGCAAGAAGG CCAACCTTGATATCGGGAATGTGATGCCAATCGGCACCTTACCTGAAGGCACTTCTGTCTGCAACTTAGAGGAGAAAACTGGTGACCGTGGTCGAATTGCCCGTGGCTCTGGCAATTATGCTCAAGTCATTGCTCACAACTCAGAAACCAGAAAGACCCGTGTTAAGCTACCTTCTGGTGCCAAGAAGTTACTTCCATCTGCCAACCGTGCTATGATCG GAATTGTAGCAGGTGGTGGCCGCATTGACAAACCCATCTTGAAGGCAGGTCGTGCCTATCACAAGTACAGGGTGAAGAGGAACAGCTGGCCTAAGGTTCGTGGTGTGGCAATGAACCCTGTTGAGCATCCCCATGGTGGTGGTAACCATCAGCATATTGGTAAGGCATCTACTGTAGCCCGAGGCAAGTGTGCTGGACGTAAGGTTGGTCTCATCGCTGCCAGGAGGACTGGTCTTATTCGTGGTACAAAGAAGGATCCAAGGCACAATGCATAG